AAAATTGTAACGTCGGTCATTATCCATTATCTCATCGTTGATTCGGTATAATATTCTGTCTTTACAGTATTTTACATTTTACGCTTCATTGTAGATAATGACAGGAACTTTAAAAATCAACGAAATGAGTGATGAAATGTCTATTTATGGATATATCCGCGTATCGAGCACAGACCAAAACACCGACCGGCAGATTGACGCGATGAACGGGATAAAAATCCCCAAAATGCAGATATACACGGATAAGCAGAGCGGTAAAAATTTTGAGCGTCCTCAATATAAAGCTCTACTGAAAAAACTGAAACCAGGTGACCTGATTTACATCAAAAGCATCGACAGACTTGGTCGGAACTACGACGAGATTCAGAATCAATGGCGAATCCTTACCAAAGAGCGCGGCGTGGACATTGCCGTAATTGACATGCCACTTCTTGATACCCGGAACGGCAAAGATTTGGTTGGTACGTTCCTTGCCGATATCGTGCTTCAAATCTTGTCGTTTGTAGCGCAGAATGAGCGAGAGAACATCAGGAAACGGCAGAGCGAAGGTATAGCGGCAGCGAAAGCGCGTGGCGTTCATTTTGGTCGTCCTATCAAAAAGCCTCCCGAAAATTTTCACGAACTTGTTCGGGCATGGGAGTGCGGCAAACTGACACTCGAAAAACTTTTAGAAGAAACGAGCTTGA
This genomic interval from Synergistaceae bacterium contains the following:
- a CDS encoding recombinase family protein, translating into MSDEMSIYGYIRVSSTDQNTDRQIDAMNGIKIPKMQIYTDKQSGKNFERPQYKALLKKLKPGDLIYIKSIDRLGRNYDEIQNQWRILTKERGVDIAVIDMPLLDTRNGKDLVGTFLADIVLQILSFVAQNERENIRKRQSEGIAAAKARGVHFGRPIKKPPENFHELVRAWECGKLTLEKLLEETSLKEATFYRRLKELRLSKSKETVIKGSCFLIKSQI